AAAGGTGTAAGATCAATCACGGTTAATGGAAAACCAACATCAGGCGCCATCAACCCAGAAGAGTGCGCAACCACAAATGAGGTATTGGTGGTTATGGGTAACAATTAAGCGGGTGAGCACTGATAACACCGATTAAATAGCTCGCCAAACTAAAACAAATTGGCGATAGAATCGAGTACCAAAGCTCCCTCGGGTAAGCGATTCTCATCGCCATTTTGATATTTACCGGTCTTTACCAGGCAACCCTGCAAGCCCGCACTGAGAGCCCCCAATACATCGCCTTCGACGTCATCGCCCACCATCAAACATTCTTGTGGTGTCAATGAAGTTGATTTAACAACTTCAGCAAAAAAGCTAGCACTGGGCTTGCCCATTATTATTGCGTCACAATCCGCGGCCCAACATACAGCCCGCACGAAGCCACCGGCATCCATTTGTAAACCGTGTTCGGTTTGAAAATATTTGTTCATTCCAATTGCAACCAATGGCGCGCCAGATTTACACAATTGAAAAGCTTGGTTTAAGTTGGCATAGCTGAGACCGTCGCGGGCATCTCCGATGACCACACAATTGGGATGCGCTTGAATCACACCGTCAAAGTCACTGACGATTGCCTGGTGTACTAAAAGGAAAGGACGCAGATTATTGTTGAGGATATAGGCGCGCGCTGCAGCTGGTGCGGTAAAGAGTTCTTCCGGGCGTGCATCAAGACCCAGTGCGGCCAATTTGTCGAGAACGGCCAGTGTACTTTTAGTGGCGGTATTGGTAACAAAGCGCAGTACAATTTTCATTTCACGCGCTGTTTCAATGGCCTCCCGGGCACCCTTTACTAAAGTATTGCCTTCGTAAACCACACCGCTTAAATCAAGGAATAAGCCACGAAATTGCCTGTCCATGATGCCTCCGCATACCATCGATTTCATTATTGCGTATGGCAAATATAGCAAGCTCAGTTTTGCGAAACAGTTATTAATGTAGAAAACGGCAGGAAAAATTGTTTGCTTTTAAAAAGCTTAATTAGGTGACTCAGTAATTAATGACGCTTGGATGTTTGTAAAATATCCGGAACCAATAAACCTAAAAAAACCAATACAAAATTAAGAACCAGCAAAACACTGACGAGATCCCCACCGATTTGGCGGAAAAAATGGAGCGATCCCATGATAACGTTCGCTCCCATAAATAGCTTCAACAACACCAAAATACAAACCGGGAGCACGATTGTTGCTATAGCGGCGATGCTAAAGCCTTTAACAAGCAGCCGACCGATTCCAACGATTTCGCACTGGGAATTACCAGCGGGTTGCCCCGACATTTGTTGGTTGCGGGGCGGCCAAACGTGGCCGCCCTCCCCGGGTTTGCAGCTAACACATTGCGTATTCATAGTTGGCCATCCGTAACAGTTATATCAGGTGGCTGATGGATTACAGCCTATTGATCTCATCACTGAGTTTAAAACTGGGGGAAGTTACATAGGCTTCCAGCCTGCGCAACCGTTGTTCCACTTTGGTGAAGCGTTCGTGTACACCGTTGAACACCGTTTTACGTTCGTGAGAACTGCGAAACTTAGCATTCAAATTACCGCTTTTATCGGTAAGGGTATTCGGGTCGACATCCAATACAA
The DNA window shown above is from Alteromonadaceae bacterium 2753L.S.0a.02 and carries:
- a CDS encoding HAD superfamily hydrolase (TIGR01458 family) gives rise to the protein MDRQFRGLFLDLSGVVYEGNTLVKGAREAIETAREMKIVLRFVTNTATKSTLAVLDKLAALGLDARPEELFTAPAAARAYILNNNLRPFLLVHQAIVSDFDGVIQAHPNCVVIGDARDGLSYANLNQAFQLCKSGAPLVAIGMNKYFQTEHGLQMDAGGFVRAVCWAADCDAIIMGKPSASFFAEVVKSTSLTPQECLMVGDDVEGDVLGALSAGLQGCLVKTGKYQNGDENRLPEGALVLDSIANLF
- a CDS encoding phage shock protein C (PspC) family protein, whose translation is MSEFRRDRKLYRNRRKGVIGGVCAGLADYFEVDVKLIRIMAIVCLFFTLQVAFIAYWVAYFVLDVDPNTLTDKSGNLNAKFRSSHERKTVFNGVHERFTKVEQRLRRLEAYVTSPSFKLSDEINRL